A part of Cannabis sativa cultivar Pink pepper isolate KNU-18-1 chromosome 6, ASM2916894v1, whole genome shotgun sequence genomic DNA contains:
- the LOC133039235 gene encoding uncharacterized protein LOC133039235, with amino-acid sequence MPPKGKKTRRTVGEDAPQANVQPPQAEFPMNALLEALRAIPAQQMDPAARQSHHFQIFHRIQVPEFEGGQDPMVAERWLRQIKKNFNTIGTPEEYQVTFAVSKLEGGAADWWETLSRTMETDGMTWREFEEVFREQYFSPSHRRALIGVFDGLRQGDMTVNEFYMKFVELSSYAYPGVVDQPLVIEQFMRRLRPAIRGPIAPLTFNN; translated from the coding sequence ATGCCTCCAAAAGGAAAGAAGACAAGGAGAACGGTTGGAGAAGACGCCCCTCAAGCTAATGTCCAACCTCCACAAGCTGAATTCCCTATGAACGCCCTTCTCGAAGCCTTAAGAGCTATTCCCGCTCAACAAATGGATCCTGCCGCTCGACAAAGTCATCATTTTCAGATCTTTCATCGAATCCAAGTGCCTGAGTTTGAGGGTGGACAAGATCCCATGGTAGCTGAAAGGTGGTTGAGGcagataaagaaaaatttcaacacaATAGGAACACCTGAGGAATACCAAGTTACTTTCGCTGTGTCCAAGTTAGAGGGTGGTGCAGCCGATTGGTGGGAGACCTTGTCCAGGACAATGGAAACTGATGGGATGACTTGGCGAGAATTTGAGGAAGTTTTCAGGGAACAATATTTTAGTCCATCTCACAGGAGGGCTCTTATTGGAGTATTTGATGGTCTAAGACAAGGGGATATGACTGTGAATGAATTTTACATGAAGTTTGTAGAGCTATCCTCTTATGCATATCCTGGTGTTGTTGATCAACCCTTGGTGATTGAACAGTTCATGCGTCGTTTGAGGCCAGCGATACGTGGTCCTATAGCCCCTTTGACCTTTAACAACTGA
- the LOC133038835 gene encoding uncharacterized protein LOC133038835, with the protein MTKKNQGQWSQGQQFSGGSTSSGSSGKTRSGPYGCFSCGQQGHKKKDCPQRQQRFQASHGGPIGSYVESTPFHGQPRTNQSQSSSYGFTPQSGQQSQYQHQFRPQGSGFNMGYSQGFQTPAPSGSQRGYNQGGGSGASTSYPSQGRGKAKAKSSAQAYALGVDDVQGGADQGVVDGTQFDASG; encoded by the coding sequence ATGACCAAGAAGAATCAGGGACAATGGTCCCAAGGACAACAATTTAGTGGGGGTAGCACTAGTAGTGGTTCATCTGGAAAGACTCGTAGTGGACCATACGGGTGTTTCAGTTGTGGTCAACAAGGTCATAAGAAGAAAGATTGCCCGCAACGACAACAAAGATTTCAAGCATCTCATGGAGGACCCATAGGGAGCTATGTAGAGTCTACTCCTTTTCATGGACAGCCCAGGACAAACCAGTCTCAGTCTTCATCCTATGGTTTCACACCCCAATCGGGCCAGCAGTCTCAGTATCAACATCAGTTCAGGCCACAAGGTTCAGGGTTCAACATGGGGTACTCACAAGGTTTCCAAACTCCTGCACCTAGTGGGAGTCAAAGAGGGTACAATCAAGGTGGAGGGTCTGGTGCAAGTACAAGCTACCCTAGTCAGGGAAGGGGCAAGGCAAAAGCAAAGTCATCCGCTCAAGCCTACGCTCTTGGGGTTGATGATGTGCAGGGCGGTGCTGACCAGGGAGTTGTCGATG